A genome region from Triticum aestivum cultivar Chinese Spring chromosome 2B, IWGSC CS RefSeq v2.1, whole genome shotgun sequence includes the following:
- the LOC123046801 gene encoding RNA-binding protein L: MMQPPPPSQPQPGMGAPMPPQGAGGQPPHWGAIPPPMPHYAQPPPQQQPPPQAMWGQPPPQAAPYGQVPAPQQYYAAPQAPAAPAASDEVRTLWIGDLQYWMDENYIYSCFANTGEFQSVKLIRDKQTGQLQGYGFVEFASHAAAERVLQSFNGQMMPNVELAYRLNWASAGEKRDDTPDYTIFVGDLAADVTDYMLQETFRVHYPSVKGAKVVTDKMTMRSKGYGFVKFGDPTEQARAMTEMNGMPCSSRPMRIGPAANRKTTGVQERVPIPNTNTQGAQSDNDPNNTTIFVGGLDPNVTEDALKQVFAPYGEVVHVKIPVGKRCGFVQYANRPSAEQALQLLQGTLVGGQNVRLSWGRSPSNKQTQPQEASQWGAGAAAGAAGGYYAGYGQGYEAYGQGYAQPQDPNMYGYGAYAGYPNYQQPAAAPQPPPPQQ; this comes from the exons ATGAtgcagccaccgccgccgtcgcagcCGCAGCCGGGCATGGGCGCCCCCATGCCGCCGCAGGGCGCCGGAGGGCAGCCGCCGCACTGGGGCGCGATCCCGCCGCCGATGCCCCACTACGCGCAGCCGCCcccgcagcagcagccgccgccgcaggCCATGTGGGGccagccgccgccccaggccgcgccCTACGGCCAGGTGCCCGCCCCGCAGCAGTACTACGCCGCGCCGCaggcccccgccgcccccgccgcctcggaCGAGGTCAGGACGCTCTGGATCGGGGACCTCCAGTACTGGATGGACGAGAACTACATCTACAGCTGCTTCGCCAACACCGGCGAG TTCCAATCTGTCAAGCTTATCCGTGACAAGCAAACTGGACAGCTTCAGGGCTATGGCTTTGTCGAGTTTGCAAGCCATGCAGCCGCTGAGCGAGTTCTTCAGTCATTCAATGGTCAGATGATGCCAAATGTTGAGTTGGCATACAGACTGAACTGGGCCAGTGCTGGTGAAAAGCGGGATGATACCCCGGACTATACAATCTTTGTTGGGGATTTGGCAGCTGATGTTACAGACTACATGTTACAGGAGACATTCAGGGTCCATTACCCTTCAGTGAAGGGCGCGAAGGTTGTAACTGACAAGATGACAATGCGTTCAAAGGGTTATGGGTTTGTGAAGTTTGGTGATCCTACAGAGCAAGCTCGTGCCATGACTGAAATGAATGGCATGCCCTGTTCTTCCAGACCCATGCGCATTGGTCCAGCAGCAAATAGAAAGACAACAGGGGTTCAGGAGAGAG TACCAATTCCAAATACAAATACTCAAGGAGCTCAGTCTGACAATGATCCTAACAATACCACC ATATTTGTTGGTGGCCTTGACCCCAATGTCACTGAAGATGCCTTGAAACAAGTGTTTGCTCCATATGGGGAAGTCGTCCATGTCAAGATCCCTGTTGGGAAGAGATGTGGCTTTGTTCAGTATGCTAACAG GCCTTCTGCTGAGCAAGCTCTGCAATTGCTGCAAGGGACCTTGGTTGGTGGTCAGAATGTGAGGCTTTCATGGGGACGGAGCCCTTCAAACAAACAAACTCAG CCTCAGGAAGCCAGCCAGTGGGGTGCTGgcgctgctgctggtgctgctggTGGTTACTATGCTGGATATGGACAAGGCTATGAGGCTTATGGACAAGGGTATGCACAGCCTCAAGACCCTAACATGTATGGTTATGGAGCCTATGCTGGTTATCCCAACTACCAACAACCAGCAGCGGCACCACAGCCACCGCCACCGCAACAG TGA